The genome window TGCATCCTTGGCACGATCAGTGCTTTGCGGCGTGGGTCACTCGCCGACAGCTCCCTCACCGTGTTCGGCATGATCGGCGTGTCGATTCCTGAATTTTTCTTTGGCCTCGTCTCGATCCTGATTTTCGCTTTGCACTTCGACTGGCTGCCCGTTGGCGGCCGGTTGCTGCCCAGCTATGACAGCTATTTCGACCACCTGCCCAACATCATTCTGCCCGGACTGGTCCTGTCGATGATGATGACGGCGGGCGTGATGCGCTATTCCCGCTCAGCGATGCTGGACAGCCTCAGCCGCGAGTTCATCCGCACTGCCCGATCCAAGGGTCTGCCGGAATGGCGGATCAATCTGATCCACGGATTCCGGGTGGCGCTGACGCCTGTTGTTGTACTGATCGGGTTTCGTCTGCCGACTTTGATCGGTGGGTCCGTGATCATTGAAGAGGTCTTCCAATGGCCTGGCATCGGCAGTGAATTCATCGAGGCGGTGCGCGGCGCCGACTATCCGCTGGTCATGCTAATCGCCCTTCTGTCGGTCTTTGCCGTGCTCATGGCCAGTCTGATTGTCGATGTTCTGACCGCGCTGATCGACCCGCGCGTGCGGCTAAGCTGAGGGGGGGAACGGGCATGGCAAACGCAGCACTGAACCGCAAATTCGACCGCATCCGGGCACGCGAGGAAGCCGGCCAGAACACCACCCGCAGCGGCGGGCGGGCGATGCGCAAGCTGCTCAGCAATCCGTTGGCTGTGGCGGGGCTGGTGATCTTCACGATCATCCTGCTGGCCTCGATTTTTGCGCCTTTGCTCACACCGCACGATCCACAGAAAATCGACCTGCGCGCCATGCTGCAATCACCCTCGGCAGAGCATTGGTTCGGCACGGATCGCACCGGGCGCGATGTGTTTGCGCGTATCCTCTACGGCGGGCGGGTGTCGATCCTGGTCGGGCTGGGCAGCGCATTGATCGCCGCCGTCATCGGTGTCGGCATAGGGGCCTACACCGGCTATCGCGGCGGCTGGGTGGATGCGGTGGCCATGCGTGTTTCCGAGGTTTTCATGTCCTTCCCGCAGATCATTCTGGTTCTGCTGCTGGTCGCGATTGTCGGGCAGAGCCTGCTGAACCTGATCGTGATATTCGTTCTGACAGGCTGGGGCGGGATGTACCGGATGTCACGCGCCCGGATGCTGAGCTTGCGCGAAGAAGAATACGTTCAGGCCCTGCAAAGCTTCGGCATCCCGACCCTGAAAATCTGCTACAAACACATCCTTCCCAATGCCATGGGGCCGATCATGGTCAACATCACGCTGACCACCGCGATGTTCATCCTGGCTGAGGCGGGCCTCAGCTTCCTCGGCCTTGGCGTGCCATTGTCGATCCCGACATGGGGCAACATCCTGAACGTCGCCAAGGACATCCGGGTGCTGGAAAACAACTGGTGGATGTGGCTTCCGGTTGGCACCGTGATTTCGTTGTTCGTGCTGAGTGTGAATTTCATCGGGGATGGGTTACGCGATTCCACCGATCCGACATTGCAAGGGTGACGGGATGAGCGATTTGGCCCTCAGCGTTGATGATCTACAGACGTTTTTCTACACCAATCGGCGCTGCAACAAAGCGGTGAACGGCGTTTCTTTCGAGATCCGCAAAGGCAAGACCCTGGGCATCGTCGGCGAAAGCGGCTGCGGCAAATCGGCGATGGCCTCTAGCATCATGCAACTGCTGCCGCGCCTGTCGCGGATCGAGGGCGGCGCGATCACTTATCATTCCGACCGTGGCGACATCCGCATCGACCAGCTTGATCGCGACGGGGCCCAGATGCGTGCCATTCGCGGTGAAGAAATCGCGATGATCTTTCAGGATCCGATGACCGCGCTGAACCCGGTTTACACCGTCGGCTATCAGATCGGAGAGGCGCTGCGCTATCACACCGACCTCGACGCGCCCGCGCGGCGCGCGCGGGTTGTTGAATTGTTGTCCGATATGGGTATCCCGCTGCCTGAAAAGCGCGCGGACGAATTTCCGCACCAGTTTTCCGGCGGCATGCGCCAACGCGCGATGATCGCCATGGCGATGTCGTGCAATCCAAAGATTCTGATCGCGGATGAGCCGACAACCGCACTGGATGTCACCATTCAGGCGCAGATCTTCACGTTGATGAACAAGCTGAAGGAAGAAAACGGCACCGCGATCATGCTGATCACGCACGACATGGGCGTGATTGCCGAACTCGCCGATGATGTGGCGGTGATGTATATGGGCAATATTGTCGAGGCGGGCACCGTCGATGACGTCCTGCGCCGCCCGCGCCACCCCTATACCCGCGGATTGCTGGATTCGATCCCGGTGCTGGGGCGTGGCCGCGATAAGGAGATCAAGTCGATCCGGGGCGCAACGCCGGACGCCTATGACCGCCCCACCGGTTGCCAGTTTGCACCGCGTTGTGATTTCGCGACCGACGCCTGCAAGGTCATGCCGGATGAGGACACCCTGTCAGAAACCCACCGCGTTCGCTGCCACCATGTCAGAAAGGTGGCCGAGGATGCCTGAGCCGATCCTGAAACTGCGTGATCTGAAAACCTATTTCCCGGTGCGCGCGGGCGTGTTCAAAACCGTCGTCGGCCACGTCAAAGCGGTCGATGGCGTCGATCTTGACGTGCTTCGCGGTGAGGTTCTGGGGCTCGTCGGCGAAAGCGGCTGTGGCAAGACCACGCTGGGCAAGTCCATCCTGCAACTGGTGCGTCCGACGGATGGCGAGGTGATCTACGATAACAACGGCGCCGAGGTCGAACTGCGCGGCCTGTCCGACGATCAACTGGTGCCCTATCGCAAACAGCTCCAGATCGTATTTCAGGACCCGCATTCCTCGCTCAACCCGTCGTTCACGATCTTCGGCTCGCTTGAGGATCCGTTGAAACAATACGGCGTTAAATCCAAGGCCGAGCGTCGCCGCATCATCGGTGATCTGTTGGAAGCCGTGAATATGCGGCGCGAATACATGGACCGGTATCCGCATGAGTTCTCGGGCGGTCAGCGTCAGCGGATCGGCATCGCGCGGGCGCTGTGCGTCGGGCCAGAGCTCGTGGTCTGTGACGAAGCCGTCAGCGCGCTGGATGTCTCGGTCCAGGCGCAGGTGTTGAAGCTGCTGATGGACCTGAAGGTCGAACGTAATCTGACTTATGTATTCATCACCCACGACCTGTCGGTGACGGAATATTTGTGTGACCGGATCGCCGTGATGTATTTGGGCCGGATTGTCGAACTCTGCGACACCGCTGACATCTATGCCGACACGCTGCACCCCTATACCGAGGCATTGTTGTCGGCGATCCCGGTGGCCGATCTGGACCGCAAATCCAAGCGCATTGTGCTGGAAGGCGACGTGCCAAGCCCGGTGAATCCGCCCAGCGGCTGCCCGTTTCATCCGCGCTGTCCAAAAGCAGTGGCGCGGTGCAGCACCGACGTGCCTGAGTTGAAGCGCCATACCCGAAATGGCCGTGACCACTTCGCCGCCTGCCATCTGGTGGACGACGACGCGCCATGAAGAACCTGCTGTTCATCGGGGTGGATCAGCTGCGCCACGATGTCGTCGGCCCTGACAAAACAGTGCCCGCGTGCACGCCGCACATCGACACGCTGATCGCAGGTGGCGTCAGCTTCGCGCGCAGCTATGCGACCAGCCCGCTGTGCACGCCGTCACGCGCTTCAATGTTCACTGGCGATTATGCGTTCCGCCACGGCATGGGTACGAATTGCGACATGTACCACGCGCTGGGACCCGCACGGCCCGCATTTGATCCCGGACGACTTCTGGCAGCACACTGACCGGGATGCACTGCAACCCTGGACCAACTTCCACGACGACCTGTCTGACAAACCCGCGCGGGTGAAACGCGAACGCGATGACTTCTACCGCGCCCACCCAAAGACGGAGGCTGACCTTGTCGACTACATCGGCCTCTATTGCGACCATGTGGCGCTGCTCGACAGCCAGATCGGGCGGCTGCTGGATCATCTGCGTACCACGGGGCGGATCGAAGATACGCTGATCGTCTTCACTTCGGACCACGGCGATATGACCGGGGCGCACGGTGGTTTGATCGACAAGGGCCTGCCGTATGAGGAAGCGATGCGCGTGCCAATGGTATTCAGCCACCCAAGCCTGCCGCCCGCGCGACGCGACAATCTGGCGCTGAACATGGATATTCTGCCGACCGCCCTGGGCCTGATGGGAATTGACTGCGGCGCGCGCCACGCGCGCGATCTGTCAGCTGCGGTCTGCGGTGATACCGACGTTCGGCGCGACTATCTTCTGGCAGAATACCACGGCCTGCGCTTCCTCTATTCTCAGCGCATTCTGGTGTCGGATGACGGGTGGAAGCTGGTGTTCTCTCCGGGGGATTATGACGAGCTTTATGACCTGAGTGTTGATCCGGGCGAGATGCGAAACCTGGTCTGCAGCCCGCAGGCACAGGCGAAACTGGCCGAGATGCGCGCCGCTTTGATGGCGCAAACCGCCAGCGTTGACGACCCGCTGCGCGACTGCGTGGCCAAATTCAACGGCCAGTGGCGTACCGGATCGGGGCAGTTTGATGCGACGACGGCCTATCAGGGCGCGACGGCACAATGAGCCGGCCAAATATCCTTTTGATACTCACCGACCAGCAGCGCCCCGACACGTTGGGCTATCGCGGGCTAACGCCCTGTCGCACGCCCAACATCGACAGTATCGCTGCGGCGGGGACGTCCTTCAACAACACGATCACCCCCTGCCCGCTTTGCCTGCCATCGCGCGCCGCCTTGTTCACTGGGCTGTATCCGACGCAGAACGACATGATGTCGAACCAGACCGGGCATCTGCGAAGCTGCGGGATGCTCGATCACTTCCGCACCTCGGGGTATCAGGTCAACTATGCTGGCAAATGGCACATGGGTGAGGGCAACATCACCGACTTCACCGACCGGCACGCCGGGGACAGCACGCCCGAATACAGCCAATGGTGCCGTGATCAGGGGCTGATCGACGGCTGGATGTTCAACGATCCGGCGACCCGCACGACACGCACCCCATCGATGTCGATCCCCAAGGTGCACCGCCAGAACTTGGCCGTGAACAAGACGAACGAGGCCTACATCACCGATTTCGCCATCAACCAGATCCGTACCCGCGACCTGGATCGGCCTTTCTTTCAGGTCTGTTCCTATAACGGCCCGCATCCACCCTTCATGATCCCAGAGCCTTATTTCAGCATGTATGACCCCGCCGACGTGCCCAGGCCCACCAATTTCGGCCCGCAACCGGGTGAACATCCGGCGCACGCAACAAGTTACTATCGCGATCTGTTCAACGACCACGGCACAGATTTCGAACTTTGGAGTGCGTCTTACGCTGTCTATTGGGGATTCGTGACCATGATCGACGATTTCGTCGGGCAGGTTCTGGGCACGCTTCGCGACGAGGGCCTGGATGACAGTACCATCGTCGTCTTCGCTTCGGACCACGGAGAGACCCTCGGGGCGCACGGGTTGTGGCAGAAGATGGTTCCGTTCGAGGAATCGATCCGCGTGCCGCTGATCATCAACGCGCCAGGACGAAAGGCCTGTGCCAGCGACACGCCTGCCAGCCTTGTGGACATAGCGCCGACACTCTCAGCGCTATGCGACTTGGCTGCGCGTGCGGATTGGGCGGGGCGCGATCTGTTTGTCGCCTCGAAGGCCCCGCCAGCACAATTTGCCATGCACCAACCCCTCGGGGATTGGATGAAGGTGACGGATTGGCGGATGATCAAACAGGGTGGGTTCAAATACGTCTGGCATCGCGGCATGGCCGAGGAGTTGTTTGATATGGACGCCGACCCCGGAGAGGTGACAAACCTTTCAGATCGCCCGTCGCACGCCGCGACAAAGCAGTCCATGCACGCAGAACTCGGCGCGTTTCTGACGAAGACCAATGACCCGTTGCTGGGCGATTGGAAGTACGAAAACCGCCATCGCCCGTTTCGAGAACGGCCAGATCATGGGACAGACGCAGTATCAGACCGACGGTACGACTGACCCAGGCACGCTGGTCCGGCAAATGTGCGTTCAACTGAGACAACTGTGTTACCGACGCGGTGACCGCCTTGGTGTTGCAGTGACCGGGCGGGTGGACAACGGGGGCCGTTGGCACGCGGTTAATTCCGAGACGCTTTCTGATATCAAGGGTTATCCCTTGGCGACGAGCATCGAAGAAATGATCGGTCCCGCCTCGATCATCAACGACGCGGCGGCCGCAGCACTTGCCGAACATCGTTTAGGGTCCGGGCGCGGGCACAGGAACTTCGTCTATGTCACCGTGTCCACCGGTGTTGGCGGCGGGTTAATCCTGAATGGTCAGCTTCACCAAAGTCCGAACGGCCTGGCTGGTCATTTTGGCTTTGCATCCGGTGTAGGAGAAACGCGATCTTGCGGCAGCGGCAGGTTTGGAACTGTCGAAAGCATCGCAAGCGGTTTGCCCATTGCAGGTGCGGCGCGCGCTTTGGGGCACCCTAAGATGGACGCGCGTGCCGTTTTCATCGAAGCCCAATCTGGGGCCAAATGGGCCAACACCCTGATTGATGCATCGGCCTGCGCAATATCTGATCTGGCTTGCGACCTTTCCGTGTTGCTCGGCATCGATCGGGTTGCGATTGGCGGCAGTATCGGACTGGCCGGGGGCTATTTGGAAAGGCTGCGGAAACATCATTCAAAGTTGCCTGAACATTTCCAATCCGAGATTGTGACGGCCAAATTGGGAGCGCGCGGCCCGCTTCTGGGCGCTTTGTTGTTCGACGGGAATATGACCGAAAACTGAATGGCAGGCGCGTCGCAGGTCGTGATCGATCTGACGTCACCATCAATGCCGCTCGAGTGTCTGCATTTTCATATGGCCTGCTTCGGATCACAGCCGTGGCCAGCGCCCTAACCATGTTGCGTTTCATTGATAAGGCATTGTTCGGCGACCGGTCATTGGTGCCGATAACCAGCGGCAGATTAAGGACTCATTCGGCCATCACTAACAATGATTTTGATTTCAATAACCAGTTATATTACTGATTATATAAATGCGAGGAACTGTCATGAAAATAGACGTCATTCGCCAGCGCGGGATGCCAATCCTTGGTTCCAGGCTAATCCGAATTGGCGAACGGCTGCGCAGCCACACGCAGGACCTGATGGAAGCCCATGGCGTGCCCATACCGGTTCACCATTATCCACTTCTGACAGTGCTCCGCGAAAATGGCGCGCTCCCGATCAGTGAGTTGGCAGGCAGCCTCAGCGTTAGTCAGCCGGGGGTCACCAGAAGTGTGAACCAGCTCTCCAAACAAGGGTTCGTACGCATTGAACACGGATCAAAGGACAAAAGGATCCGTCTGATCAGCATTACCGATAGCGGCACTGACCTCCTCGATTATGCGGAAGAGCACTTTTGGCCTTTGATTGAGCGCCGGTTGGTGACCCTTCTGGGCGATCAGTCCGAACACTTCTTGTCCCTATTGGATCGACTCGAAGACCAAATCTCTGATCGGCAACTTTTCATCGAACCAGAGGAGAACCAAATTGAATAGCACTGCGTTGGAACGGCCAATCTGGACCTCACTTTCCACGGACCACAGACCTTTCGCCGTTGGCACAATGCGCGCGATGCGCTTTGATCCGGAGATCAGCGCACTCGGCGCAACAATTGACGATAGCGATGAGAGCTTGGCCGAACTGTGTGATCTGGTAGCGGAACACGGACCGGTCGTTACCGGCCAGAGCACGCCGATTGATTGCCCACCTGGGGCGCAATTGGCCGCTGTGTTGAATTTTTGCCAGATGCGCGCCGAAACTATGTTAAACCCAACAATTGCCGACCACACTTTGGAGCGCCTCAATGCGCAAGACGCCGAAGGGATGTTAGCATTGGCACAGCTCACCAAGCCGGGGCCGTTTTCTTTGCGCACGCCCGTGCTTGGCGAATATTGGGGCATTCGATCTGAAGGGACGATCGTTTCCATAGCTGGCGAACGATTAAAGCAAGGGCGATTTGTTGAAGTCAGCGGAGTTTGCACCCATCCAGACTTCGTCGGTCGGGGCATGGCGCTGGCCCTATGCCTGAAACTCACCCAGCGCATTCTGGCGCGCGGGGCAATGGCCTATCTCCATGTGGCAAGCGCGAATGAGGCCGCAAAGCATGTCTATCAAAAGCTCGGCTATACGGTGCGCCAGTCGATGGTTGTAACCGTGGTCGAGCCGGCAAGCTAGAGGCTGCTTACCATGGATCGCGACTGGATAATTATCGTGCTTCTGGGCATGGCCTTTGGTTCTACGCTTTTCTTTAACGAAATAATGCTGCGCGACATGGGTCCATTTTTTGCCGCCCTGAGTCGCGTGGGCCCGGCAGCCTTGGTGAGTTGGGTGTTCCTGATCGTCAGTGGGCGTGACTGGCAGGCTGGGATCCCACAGCTAGGGGCGTTGGCGATGCTGGGCGTGCTCTTTTTCTGGATGCCAATGACCGCATTTCCTGTCGGGCAGCAATATATCGAGTCGGGTTTGGCAGGAATTATCAATGCGATGACGCCCGTCTTTACAGTGTTGATATCTCACGTTTGGCCGGGCGGGGAACGGGCGACCCCATTGAAGTTCCTGGGTGTCCTGACGGGGTTTTGCGGAATATTCTTACTAACCCTGCCTTCGCTTGGCAGTGGCGAGGACACCCGGTTATTTGGCATATTGATCACCCTTCTGGCGCCTTTGGGATTCGCAATTGGCCTAAACTGGGTAAGGCGAATTACGGATCTTGATCCAATTGTCATGATCACTTGGGCCTTCACCTGTGCCGCCGCCTTCATGTTGATAACTGCTTTCTTCTTCGAGGATGCTCCAACCATGGTTCGCCCCTCAACATGGGCCGCAATTGCGTTTTCGGGAGTCATTCTAACTGGGCTTTTGTTCCAGATTGCTTTCATTATGCTTCCGCGAGCGGGTGCAACCAAAACGTCGACACTCACGTTTATCGCGCCAATCACAGCCCTGATCCTCGGTTCTTGGCTGCTGAATGAAAGGCTGCAACTTGCGCATGTTGTGGGTATGGCCGTGATATTCCTCGGCCTGTTTTTGATAGATGAAAGGCTCTTCATGAAGCGCGCCAGAAAAGACGGCTGACCTTTAGACCAGTAGCCCCAATAGCGTCTGCAAATCTTGGCGCACCTTAATCCGGACAATGCCGTCACTCGCTTCGATTGACCCGATGTCTGCGCAGCGCGACTTTGCTCAAAGTTCCTTCCGCCATCCCCAGTTGGATGCCAGGGTTAGGCAATCACGCCACGCAACGACAGTATCTGTCGTACCCAGCCCTCGAACCGATGCCGCTGCTGAGGCATGACCAAGCCTGACGGCTTCTTCCATGCCCCAGTCTTGATGAAGGCCATAAAGCACGCCGGCTGCGAATGCATCGCCCGCACCGTTGGTTCCCTTGATCTCCCCCGGCGGAATATTGACCGATGGCAACAGGATCTCTGCCCCGCCTGAACTGACAGCGACCGCTCCAGCTGGGAAATGCGCGACGACCATCTGCATCGACCCGATGGCCAGTACCTTGCGTGCCGCCGTCAGGCATTGCTGGACATCCACTTCGGTCCCGGGGCTGGTTTCATGTCCGGATATCGCCGCGATTTCGAAGTCATTGACGATCAGCAGATCGAGATGGGCCAGGCACGGCCGGACAAGCTCAGCGATGCGCGACGCCGGTATCGAACACAGCTCCAGATTTGTCGCTAGGCCCGCGGCTTGCGCCTTTTTCAGCACCGTGACCCAGCCGTTCTCATCATTATCCCACGCGCGATCCAATTTGGGGTGAACCCCTGGCAAGCCGAGGTGCAGGAAACGGGCCTGGGTTTCCGAGAATTCGAAGTGATCAGGGCAAAGCTGTGCGGCGGTTCCCGGCAAATAAAGATGCGTGCGTCTTCCGGTGTCTGCTGCCGTAAACGCGTCGGTATGCGCAGTATTGGCAGCCTTGGCGATCACAAGACCGGATCTTTCGATACCTGCAGCATCGGCTTCTGCAATCAGGATGCGCCCATCCTCATCATCGCCGATTAATCCGATTGTCGAGACCGGAATATCATTGTCCAGTCGCTTCAGATCAATGCCGAGGTTGCAGGCCGATCCGCCACCGCGGACCTCGTTGGTCAGAATCTCGACCACCTCTTCTTCGCCCGGCCAGTGCGACACGAATTTGTTGTGGTCTGCGCACCATGTTCCGCCGGTGACAATACCTTTGCGATCGGGCGACCCGACGATCATTGCGCTTCGGGCAGCAAGACCGGGTCAGTGATCTGAAGATCGTCTTCAAGCGTTCGGGCCGGGGATACTCCGGTCTTCTGAAGGTGGTCGTGATAGGCTTTGACCGCATCGGTGCTCGACTGTTCGCCCTCGACCACCCGCCGCATCGAGCGGACGATTTCGACCGAATCCTCGGCAAAGTAGATCTTGCGCCCAAACAGGGCCACACGCGCGCCGAACCGCTCGGCCTGGCTGATCAGTTCGAAGGTATCGCGGGTTGTTCCGGCGCCGCCGCCCAGAATGCCAACGGTCAGGTTTTCGGGGTCGAACGCCGCAAGTTCGGCCATGGCGCGCGCGCCGTTATACTGGATTTTCAGGAACAACGGTCGTTCGGATTTCGCCACACCGGCAAGACAGCGCACGATGGCATCATTGATGTAAATCCCGATTTCTTCGCCAGCGGTGTCGATCGGCATTGCCGGGTTAAACACCTCCAGGAAATGCCGCATTCCGGCTTCGCTGGCTTGATCGCGAAACGCACCATAGACGTCGAGGGCGGCAATATCCCGGTCAACGTCATTGTAAAACGTCACCGCATATAGGCCCAGGTCACACAACGCGCGCGCGCGGTCGATACGGGCGGTGCGAAACGGCCGGGCCTGTTCATTGCGGTAATTCGCACCTCGATGGCCCCAGATATCCGTGCCTTCGTTCAACCGCACCGCCGGCGTCACATCGCTTGCAGAAAACACTCCGTCCGAGGTGAGCGCCTCGGCAGACGACAGCGACATCAGCATGATATCCACCAGTCCTGAGGCAACCATATCTTTCATTGCGCTGCGGTAGACCGAGGCCGGGAACGCCATGCCCGTAACGGGGTCGATCCCGGTTGCACCGGCACCGCCGCCCATGTCCCCATCTTTGGCGTCCGCAATCACAAAGTCCTGCGGCTGATAATCTCCGCTGCGAATGCGATCCAGTTTCTGGTTCAATCTGTCAGTGCCCGCTTGCATTTCAATCTCCGGCTTCGTTTTCATTTGTTGGTTTAAGCAAGGAAGTAGTTCGCCCGGATCGGAAGCAGCGCGGCCCCCATCGAACGTGCAGATCTGCCAATGGATGCTTCCAGGACCACAAGCGGTGCCAACCCGGCCAGATCGCTTTCTTCAAGCCGTGCGGACGTTCGTTCGACAAGCCGCTGCCGAACGCCCTGTGGAAACGCGCCATCCATGATTGCCGCTTCGATGTCGATGACCGACGCCGCAGCGGTTATGGCGGTGGCCAATGCGTCGGCGGCCTTGTCGATCCAGGTTGTCAGGTGCGGCTCGAACCCCGACCAATCTTTTGGATCTGAACGAAGTACATCGGCCGGCCAGCCCGCTGCCGTCAATTGCCCTTCCAGAACGTTCAGTGATGCAACATTCAACAGCTGCGTCACGCCACCTTGGCCGTCTGGAACGGGCAATGGTCCCAGCGCACCGGAATTCCCCGATCTGCCGGTGAAGACTTTTCCGCCAAGCACCACGCCGCCCCCGACAAACGAACCCACAAAAATGTACAGGAATTCGGAGAACTGGCCGCCCTTTCCGATCATATGCTCGGCGACACACGCAGACGTCGCATCGTTTTCGAAGACGACACGGCGCTTTGACTCCTCGGCCACAATGTCGGCGACACTGACATCTTTCCACTGAAGCATTCGTTCGGTCGGCGCATTGGAAACGTCGGACCAATCCCACAGCCAATAGGGAGAGGCGACACCAATGTCGGTCACCTTTTTCCAGGCATCTGGATGCGTTTCCTGAAAGTACGTCATCGAGCGCCTCAGGAATTTGCGAACATTTTTCGGTGTCGGGAAAGAGTATGCCTGGCGGCGGCGCTCGACAACTTCGCCACGAAAATCAATCAAAACCGCTTCCATTGAGCGTCGCCCAATACTCAGACCCAGTGCATAGACGCCGGAAGGGTTCAGCGCGACCGGCGTCGAAGGTTTGCCAACCCCGCCCTTCACAGATTTACCGCGCAGGACAAGGTCATCGGCCTCCAGCGATCTGACAATATTCGAAACGGTCTGCGCCGAAAGACCAGACCGGCGCGCAATCTCAGCGCTGGCCATTTCCCCATGGCGGCGGATGTAGGACAGGATCAGCCGCGCATTCTGATCACGCAGACCGGTCTGGTTTGCGCCGCCCTCGGGGTCGCGAACGGCGATGTCTGAACGACGATCTGAATGTTCCTGCAAGGTCATCTCACCAAAAATGACTAGGCCCTCGGCACTTGTCAATTTATTAGTCAACTTTGTTTACTTATTGACATCCCAATCTGCTGCACCCTACCGTGGGAAAGTTCTGGATCGGAAATGATGTCCGGAAACGATTGGAAACGAAGTTAATGGGAGGAGACTTCATGAAGAAGTTACTTGTAGGAGCGTCACTTGCAGCCATGGCGATCTCGGCGTCCAGTGCCGCATTTGCGGCAAGCCATTCAACGGGCGCTTGCCTGATCACAAAGACGGAGACCAATCCATTCTTCGTGAAGATGCGCGAAGGTGCTCAGGCCAAGGCCGAAGAACTTGGCGTTGAACTGTCAACGTTTTCGGGTGCATTCGACACCGATTTCGAAGCTCAGATTGCGGCGATCGAAACCTGCGTGGCCAACGGTGCGGGCGGAATTCTGATCACACCGTCCATCCCGGACTCACTCATCTCGGCCGTAGAGAGTGCGCGCGAAGCAGGATTGCTGGTCATCGCACTCGACACGCCATTCGATCCGATTGACACCGCAGACATGACCTTTGCCACCGACAATTTTGAGGCCGGTCGACTGGCAGGTGCCTGGGCGCGTGCGACGATGGGCGAAGAAGCCGCAGCGAACGCCAAAATTGCCGGGCTGAACATCAACCCGGCACAACCAACGGTCGGCGTGCTGCGCAACCAGGGCTTCATGGATGGCTTTGGTATTGAGCTGAACGATCCAAACCGCTGGGGCGACGAAGACGATCCTCGGATCGTTGGCAACGACGTCAGCGAGGGCAACCCTGAAGGTGGCCGCAAAGCCATGGAAAACCTTCTTGCGATCGACCCCGATATCAACGTGGTCTACGCAATCAATGAACCTGCCGCTTCGGGCGCCTGGGAAGCAATGAAGGCGATGGGCACCGATCCCGATGATGTCATCATCACAGGTGTCGATGGTGGTTGCCCGGGTGTTCAGGATGTTGCTGCTGGCATCATTGATGCGACTTCGCAGCAGTATCCGCTGTTGATGGCCGCACTCGGCGTCGAGGCGATTGCCAAGTTCGCCGAAGACGGCACCCTGCCAGAAGCAACGCCGGGCAAGAACTTCTTTGACACCGGCGTGGCGCTGATTACGGACAAGCCCGTAGATGGCGTGCCGTCGATTAGTGTCGCTGAGGGACTTGAGCTCTGCTGGGGTTGACCTGCGGACACGTCTAAAACAACACTGACATTGAAGGGGGCGAGCATTGGGCCCGCCCCCTTTTTTTCACCCGCAATTTCGCGCGGGAGACTCCGGGGGGATGACAGTGGTAGCCGACAAAGACGATTTCGAACAGGCCGTGAAATCTGAAACGCCAGAGCAGGTCGCCGATTTTGACGATCATGAAAAAGGTCCGGTCAAGTTCCTGCACGACAGCCTGCACAAGTACCCCTTCCT of Paracoccaceae bacterium contains these proteins:
- a CDS encoding ABC transporter permease subunit; the encoded protein is MANAALNRKFDRIRAREEAGQNTTRSGGRAMRKLLSNPLAVAGLVIFTIILLASIFAPLLTPHDPQKIDLRAMLQSPSAEHWFGTDRTGRDVFARILYGGRVSILVGLGSALIAAVIGVGIGAYTGYRGGWVDAVAMRVSEVFMSFPQIILVLLLVAIVGQSLLNLIVIFVLTGWGGMYRMSRARMLSLREEEYVQALQSFGIPTLKICYKHILPNAMGPIMVNITLTTAMFILAEAGLSFLGLGVPLSIPTWGNILNVAKDIRVLENNWWMWLPVGTVISLFVLSVNFIGDGLRDSTDPTLQG
- a CDS encoding sulfatase-like hydrolase/transferase — translated: MKNLLFIGVDQLRHDVVGPDKTVPACTPHIDTLIAGGVSFARSYATSPLCTPSRASMFTGDYAFRHGMGTNCDMYHALGPARPAFDPGRLLAAH
- a CDS encoding sulfatase-like hydrolase/transferase, with the protein product MRPARCARRHALQCSLAIMRSATAWVRIATCTTRWDPHGPHLIPDDFWQHTDRDALQPWTNFHDDLSDKPARVKRERDDFYRAHPKTEADLVDYIGLYCDHVALLDSQIGRLLDHLRTTGRIEDTLIVFTSDHGDMTGAHGGLIDKGLPYEEAMRVPMVFSHPSLPPARRDNLALNMDILPTALGLMGIDCGARHARDLSAAVCGDTDVRRDYLLAEYHGLRFLYSQRILVSDDGWKLVFSPGDYDELYDLSVDPGEMRNLVCSPQAQAKLAEMRAALMAQTASVDDPLRDCVAKFNGQWRTGSGQFDATTAYQGATAQ
- a CDS encoding ABC transporter permease subunit, with protein sequence MLTFVIRRLLVTIPMLLVISFLVYLGLELTPGDAVSHMIDPETASRMTDEQFEELREALELNKTFIERYLFWLGNVVQGDFGHSLSGGVAISTIVLDRLPATLELSVFALVFSTLFGCILGTISALRRGSLADSSLTVFGMIGVSIPEFFFGLVSILIFALHFDWLPVGGRLLPSYDSYFDHLPNIILPGLVLSMMMTAGVMRYSRSAMLDSLSREFIRTARSKGLPEWRINLIHGFRVALTPVVVLIGFRLPTLIGGSVIIEEVFQWPGIGSEFIEAVRGADYPLVMLIALLSVFAVLMASLIVDVLTALIDPRVRLS
- a CDS encoding ATP-binding cassette domain-containing protein, whose product is MPEPILKLRDLKTYFPVRAGVFKTVVGHVKAVDGVDLDVLRGEVLGLVGESGCGKTTLGKSILQLVRPTDGEVIYDNNGAEVELRGLSDDQLVPYRKQLQIVFQDPHSSLNPSFTIFGSLEDPLKQYGVKSKAERRRIIGDLLEAVNMRREYMDRYPHEFSGGQRQRIGIARALCVGPELVVCDEAVSALDVSVQAQVLKLLMDLKVERNLTYVFITHDLSVTEYLCDRIAVMYLGRIVELCDTADIYADTLHPYTEALLSAIPVADLDRKSKRIVLEGDVPSPVNPPSGCPFHPRCPKAVARCSTDVPELKRHTRNGRDHFAACHLVDDDAP
- a CDS encoding ATP-binding cassette domain-containing protein, which codes for MSDLALSVDDLQTFFYTNRRCNKAVNGVSFEIRKGKTLGIVGESGCGKSAMASSIMQLLPRLSRIEGGAITYHSDRGDIRIDQLDRDGAQMRAIRGEEIAMIFQDPMTALNPVYTVGYQIGEALRYHTDLDAPARRARVVELLSDMGIPLPEKRADEFPHQFSGGMRQRAMIAMAMSCNPKILIADEPTTALDVTIQAQIFTLMNKLKEENGTAIMLITHDMGVIAELADDVAVMYMGNIVEAGTVDDVLRRPRHPYTRGLLDSIPVLGRGRDKEIKSIRGATPDAYDRPTGCQFAPRCDFATDACKVMPDEDTLSETHRVRCHHVRKVAEDA